In Kineococcus sp. NBC_00420, a single genomic region encodes these proteins:
- a CDS encoding TIM barrel protein, translating to MGRTPTTGAVTIGTAPDSWGVWFAEDPLQTPAARFLDEVVDAGYEWIELGPYGYLPTDPAELSDELEKRRLKVSAGTIFAALHRPDHYDEAWAQVEQVAKLTQAMGGTHLVVIPGQWRSDKTGEQIEPRELDEDGWARLAAGMDRLGRDVRNGYGLQIAVHSHADTHIDTHAEVDRFLELTDPDVVKLCLDTGHVSYSGGDNLKIIADHPDRIAYVHLKQVDPAIVARVKAEDLPFGEAVKLGAMVEPPHGIPAMPPILEALEGLGRDLFAIVEQDLYPVAFDAPLPIATRTRTYLNSCR from the coding sequence ATGGGCCGCACCCCGACAACAGGCGCCGTGACCATCGGCACCGCTCCGGACTCCTGGGGCGTCTGGTTCGCCGAGGACCCGCTGCAGACCCCAGCCGCCCGCTTCCTCGACGAGGTCGTCGACGCCGGCTACGAGTGGATCGAGCTGGGGCCGTACGGCTACCTCCCGACCGACCCCGCCGAACTCTCCGACGAGCTCGAGAAGCGCCGGCTCAAGGTGTCCGCCGGCACGATCTTCGCCGCCCTGCACCGCCCCGACCACTACGACGAGGCGTGGGCGCAGGTCGAGCAGGTCGCCAAGCTCACCCAGGCCATGGGCGGCACCCACCTCGTGGTGATCCCCGGCCAGTGGCGCAGCGACAAGACCGGCGAGCAGATCGAACCGCGCGAACTCGACGAGGACGGCTGGGCCCGCCTCGCCGCCGGCATGGACCGCCTCGGCCGGGACGTGCGCAACGGCTACGGCCTGCAGATCGCGGTCCACTCCCACGCCGACACCCACATCGACACCCACGCCGAGGTCGACCGGTTCCTCGAACTGACCGACCCCGACGTGGTGAAGCTCTGCCTCGACACCGGGCACGTGTCGTACTCCGGTGGCGACAACCTGAAGATCATCGCCGACCACCCCGACCGGATCGCCTACGTCCACCTCAAGCAGGTGGACCCGGCGATCGTCGCCAGGGTGAAGGCCGAGGACCTCCCGTTCGGCGAGGCCGTCAAGCTGGGCGCCATGGTCGAGCCGCCGCACGGGATCCCGGCCATGCCGCCGATCCTCGAGGCGCTCGAGGGCCTCGGCCGCGACCTCTTCGCGATCGTCGAGCAGGACCTCTACCCGGTGGCCTTCGACGCACCCCTGCCGATCGCCACCCGCACCCGCACGTACCTCAACTCCTGCCGCTAG
- a CDS encoding ABC transporter permease codes for MASLVSRPEIGSLIGAIALLVLFLAVAPTLRSGASIFTVLYSSSTIGIMAVSVALLMIGGEFDLSAGVAVTTASLTAATTAYQLHLNIWVGVLISLVVALAVGLFNGWLFVRTGLPSFIITLGSFFMLTGLNLGVTKVVSGGVSSPTITDMAGYSSARAFFNYSLPVGNGLRVPIIFWVVLVVVATWILLRTRVGNWIFAAGGDPAAARAVGVPVKAVKIGLFMGVGFTAWLLGMHNLFAYSNVQSGNGVGNELFYIIAAVVGGCLMTGGYGSAIGAAIGALIYGVVTNGIVYAGWNADWNKLFLGAMLVIATVVNLVVKNQAAKR; via the coding sequence CTGGCCTCGCTGGTCTCCCGTCCCGAGATCGGGTCGCTCATCGGAGCGATCGCCCTGCTCGTGCTGTTCCTCGCCGTGGCCCCGACGCTGCGTTCGGGCGCGAGCATCTTCACCGTGCTCTACTCCAGCTCCACGATCGGCATCATGGCCGTCAGCGTGGCGCTGCTGATGATCGGCGGGGAGTTCGACCTCTCCGCCGGTGTCGCGGTGACGACGGCGTCGTTGACGGCGGCGACCACGGCCTACCAGCTGCACCTGAACATCTGGGTCGGCGTGCTGATCTCGCTCGTCGTGGCCCTGGCCGTCGGTCTCTTCAACGGCTGGCTCTTCGTGCGGACGGGGTTGCCGAGCTTCATCATCACCCTCGGGTCGTTCTTCATGCTGACCGGTCTGAACCTGGGCGTGACGAAGGTCGTCTCCGGCGGGGTGTCCTCGCCGACGATCACCGACATGGCCGGGTACTCCTCGGCCAGGGCGTTCTTCAACTACTCCCTGCCGGTGGGCAACGGGCTGCGGGTGCCGATCATCTTCTGGGTCGTCCTCGTGGTCGTGGCGACGTGGATCCTGCTGCGGACCCGGGTCGGGAACTGGATCTTCGCCGCCGGCGGGGACCCGGCCGCGGCCCGCGCGGTCGGTGTCCCGGTGAAGGCGGTGAAGATCGGCCTGTTCATGGGCGTCGGGTTCACGGCGTGGCTGCTGGGGATGCACAACCTGTTCGCCTACTCCAACGTCCAGTCGGGCAACGGCGTCGGCAACGAACTGTTCTACATCATCGCGGCCGTCGTCGGCGGTTGCCTGATGACCGGTGGGTACGGCTCCGCGATCGGTGCCGCGATCGGCGCGCTGATCTACGGGGTCGTCACCAACGGCATCGTCTACGCGGGGTGGAACGCGGACTGGAACAAGCTGTTCCTGGGCGCGATGCTCGTCATCGCGACCGTGGTCAACCTCGTGGTGAAGAACCAGGCGGCGAAGAGGTGA
- a CDS encoding Gfo/Idh/MocA family protein produces the protein MSTSTTTALEPDSARAGYDRDRAVRVAVLGVGMMGQDHARRLATLTAGAELVAVSDVDAARTDAVAAEFGVRAIHDPKAAILDPEVDAIVIATPGFTHEDLVLVALEAGKPVLCEKPLTTSPETSRRIVEAEAALGRPLVQVGFMRRFDAGYQQLRGLVESGEYGRTLFLHCAHRNATTPPNFSSEMLILDSVVHEVDIARYLTGEEIVAIRVIAPRSTSAAPEGLRDPQFVIMETESGILVDVEIFVNTTFGYEVRTELVAEKGQARIGLPEGMVTQSGQGWGGSIPKDFKERFGAAYDVEFQRWIDAVRSGANVDGPGVWDGYAAAAVCAAGVESLRTGERVEVDLGAKP, from the coding sequence ATGAGCACCTCGACCACCACCGCCCTGGAACCGGACAGCGCCCGGGCGGGCTACGACCGGGACCGCGCCGTGCGGGTCGCCGTGCTCGGGGTCGGCATGATGGGCCAGGACCACGCCCGGCGGTTGGCGACGCTGACCGCGGGCGCGGAACTGGTCGCCGTCAGCGACGTCGACGCGGCGCGGACCGACGCCGTGGCCGCCGAGTTCGGGGTCCGGGCCATCCACGACCCGAAGGCCGCGATCCTCGACCCCGAGGTCGACGCCATCGTCATCGCCACCCCGGGTTTCACCCACGAGGACCTCGTGCTGGTGGCCCTCGAGGCCGGCAAGCCCGTCCTCTGCGAGAAGCCCCTCACGACCTCGCCGGAGACGTCGCGGCGGATCGTCGAGGCCGAGGCGGCCCTGGGTCGCCCGCTCGTGCAGGTCGGTTTCATGCGTCGCTTCGACGCCGGGTACCAGCAGCTGCGGGGGCTCGTCGAGTCCGGTGAGTACGGCCGGACGCTGTTCCTGCACTGCGCCCACCGCAACGCGACGACCCCGCCGAACTTCTCCTCCGAGATGCTCATCCTCGACTCCGTCGTGCACGAGGTCGACATCGCCCGCTACCTGACGGGGGAGGAGATCGTGGCCATCCGCGTCATCGCGCCGCGGTCGACGAGCGCCGCCCCCGAAGGGCTGCGGGACCCGCAGTTCGTCATCATGGAGACCGAGTCCGGGATCCTCGTGGACGTCGAGATCTTCGTGAACACCACCTTCGGCTACGAGGTGCGCACCGAACTCGTCGCCGAGAAGGGGCAGGCGCGCATCGGCCTGCCCGAGGGCATGGTCACCCAGTCCGGCCAGGGCTGGGGTGGCAGCATCCCCAAGGACTTCAAGGAACGGTTCGGCGCCGCCTACGACGTGGAGTTCCAGCGCTGGATCGATGCCGTCCGCTCCGGGGCGAACGTCGACGGGCCGGGTGTCTGGGACGGCTATGCGGCGGCCGCGGTGTGCGCAGCCGGGGTGGAGTCCCTGCGCACCGGGGAGCGCGTCGAGGTCGACCTGGGGGCGAAACCGTGA
- a CDS encoding ATP-binding cassette domain-containing protein — protein MTGSDSGQQAPNQEILRLDDVGKKYGNVHALRGVTLSVRQGEITCVLGDNGAGKSTLIKIIAGLHTHSDGVLTVNGEEVHFSSPRDSLERGIATVYQDLALVPLMSIWRNFFLGQEMRKGWGPFASLDVKSMVRITGEELTKMGISVPDLDRPVGALSGGQRQCIAIARAIYFGAKVLILDEPTAALGVKQSGVVLKYVAKARDAGLGVIFITHNPHHAYLVGNHFVILNRGNVSLDSSRAEISLDQLTNEMAGGAELEALSHELSAVTAATDKL, from the coding sequence ATGACAGGTTCCGACAGCGGCCAGCAGGCTCCCAACCAGGAGATCCTGCGCCTGGACGACGTGGGCAAGAAGTACGGCAACGTGCACGCGCTCCGGGGCGTCACGTTGTCCGTGCGCCAGGGCGAGATCACCTGCGTGCTGGGGGACAACGGCGCCGGGAAGTCCACGCTCATCAAGATCATCGCCGGGTTGCACACGCACTCCGACGGGGTCCTCACCGTGAACGGTGAGGAGGTGCACTTCTCCTCCCCGCGCGACTCGCTGGAACGGGGCATCGCGACGGTCTACCAGGACCTGGCGCTGGTGCCGCTGATGTCGATCTGGCGCAACTTCTTCCTCGGTCAGGAGATGCGCAAGGGCTGGGGTCCCTTCGCCAGCCTGGACGTGAAGTCGATGGTGCGGATCACCGGCGAGGAACTGACCAAGATGGGCATCTCGGTGCCCGACCTGGACCGGCCGGTGGGGGCGCTCTCCGGGGGGCAGCGCCAGTGCATCGCGATCGCCCGGGCGATCTACTTCGGGGCGAAGGTGCTGATCCTGGACGAGCCGACGGCCGCGCTGGGCGTCAAGCAGTCCGGGGTGGTGCTCAAGTACGTCGCGAAGGCCCGTGACGCGGGACTCGGGGTCATCTTCATCACCCACAACCCCCACCACGCGTACCTCGTCGGCAACCACTTCGTGATCCTCAACCGCGGCAACGTGTCCCTGGACTCCTCCCGCGCGGAGATCTCGCTGGACCAGCTGACCAACGAGATGGCCGGGGGCGCCGAGCTCGAAGCCCTCAGCCACGAACTGTCGGCCGTCACCGCGGCGACCGACAAGCTCTGA